CCGTACCGCCCCTCGGCCGTGCCGCCCGGCGCTTTCCGTCCGGGTCTGCGGATTCCCTACTTCAGACCTAGGACCAGCGCGTCCGAGGGCGAGCACCAGACCGTACGGGCCTCGGCGAAGCCCGCCGCGCGCAGCGTCTCGGCGTGCCAGGCCGCGGAGGGGGTGTCGCCGTCCGCGTGCTCCCCGTAGATCTCGAAGCGGCGGGCGGTGGGCTCGGCGAGCGCCGGCTCGGCGGCGGCCAGGGCCCACCACTCGCGCCAGTCCACCGCCCCGGCCGCCCTGGCCCGGTCCATGCCCGCGTGCCGGTGGGCGTGTTCGGCGGCGTTGAGGCGCGGGGTGGCCGGGTCGGGCATGTGGTCGGCGTTCATGAACACCCCGCCGGGGGCCAGCAGCGGCGCGAGCTGCGTGTACAGCACGGCCAGGTGCTCGCTGCGCAGCCAGTGCAGGGCGGTGGCGGTCAGCACCGCGTCGTAGGAGCCGTGGGGGAGGGCCGCACGCCAGTCGGGGTCCTTGAGGTCGGCGGTCACGAAGGTGACCCGCTCGTCGCCGGCGAAGTGGCCCCGGGCGATGGTCAACAGCGCGGGGTCGAGATCGACGCCCGTACTGGTGGCTCCCGGGAACCGCTTGAGGACGCGGTCCGTAATACTTCCCGTACCGCATGCGAGATCCAGCACCCGGGGGGTGGGTCCCACCAGTGCCTCGACCATGTCCAGCATCACCCGGAACCGCTCCTCGCGGTCGGGCATGTACCACTCCTGCTGCCGGTCCCAGCTGTCCTGCCAGGCCTGCCAGTCGGTACCGGCCCGTCCCGCCGCGTCGGTCGTGTCCGCCGTGCCCGTCGCATCAGCCATCCCGAACCCCTCCCTACGTAATACCCTCGAAGACGTCTCAGCTGTTACGAGAGACATTAATCCGCAGCCGTAAGGACTACAAGTGGAACTGGCCCATTACTCGGACTTCGCCGTGCGCCTGGTCAACACCGAGGAGCCGGCCCGCAACAAGGACGCGCTCACCTCGGTCGACGCCGTCCGCGCCCTGTTCGGCGCCAGCCAGCAGATGGCCCGCCGCGTCACCGACGGTGACGTCACCCGCTTCCGCAACGTCCGCGGCCGGCTGCGGGCCGTCTTCGAGGCCGCCGACGGCGGCGACCACGTCCTCGCCGTCGACCTGTTGAACTCCCTGCTCATGGAGTTCCCCGTCAGCCCCCAGGTCTCCGGCCACGAGACCCTCGACGACGACGGCCGCCCCGACTGGCACATCCACCTCGCCGAACAC
This DNA window, taken from Streptomyces sp. TN58, encodes the following:
- a CDS encoding class I SAM-dependent methyltransferase → MADATGTADTTDAAGRAGTDWQAWQDSWDRQQEWYMPDREERFRVMLDMVEALVGPTPRVLDLACGTGSITDRVLKRFPGATSTGVDLDPALLTIARGHFAGDERVTFVTADLKDPDWRAALPHGSYDAVLTATALHWLRSEHLAVLYTQLAPLLAPGGVFMNADHMPDPATPRLNAAEHAHRHAGMDRARAAGAVDWREWWALAAAEPALAEPTARRFEIYGEHADGDTPSAAWHAETLRAAGFAEARTVWCSPSDALVLGLK
- a CDS encoding CGNR zinc finger domain-containing protein: MELAHYSDFAVRLVNTEEPARNKDALTSVDAVRALFGASQQMARRVTDGDVTRFRNVRGRLRAVFEAADGGDHVLAVDLLNSLLMEFPVSPQVSGHETLDDDGRPDWHIHLAEHPSNASAGYAAMAAMGLAFALTEHGPDRLGLCQAAPCRNAYLDTSTNRSRRYCSDRCATRANVAAYRARKRLEAEASARSTRSDEAAQDNRALSER